The Allorhodopirellula heiligendammensis genome includes a window with the following:
- the mnmD gene encoding tRNA (5-methylaminomethyl-2-thiouridine)(34)-methyltransferase MnmD yields the protein MRPRVLSVENAYLIETTDDGSRTLVRQDGDLSFHSGCGAAAECDHVYLHNGGFNGPELHWPQSVLEIGFGTGLAMLRTVDRVVAAGRPLRYVALENTAVPTEVLRQLDLGRGLADPSLADCFLSRWDAILQSRPVRSLPNRPYDANWRVDSDRWVQVIFAEATTWLDATRETFDAVYFDPFDPQSNPELWTEEVFNNLARCLRAGGRLVSYCVKGEIRRRMAATGFTVTRVPGPIGGKPEVLIATR from the coding sequence ATGCGTCCTCGCGTTCTCTCGGTTGAGAACGCATATCTGATTGAGACTACCGATGACGGCAGCCGCACGTTGGTCCGCCAAGACGGTGACCTATCGTTTCATAGTGGCTGCGGGGCGGCTGCGGAGTGCGATCACGTCTACTTGCACAACGGCGGATTTAACGGTCCCGAGCTTCACTGGCCACAATCGGTTCTCGAAATTGGGTTTGGGACTGGATTGGCAATGCTTCGCACCGTCGACCGTGTCGTCGCCGCGGGGCGTCCGCTACGATACGTTGCCCTGGAGAACACCGCCGTCCCGACGGAAGTGCTGCGGCAGCTCGACTTAGGTCGTGGTCTCGCGGATCCGTCGTTGGCCGATTGTTTCCTGAGTCGCTGGGACGCGATTTTGCAGAGCAGGCCCGTACGCTCCCTCCCAAATCGACCGTATGACGCCAACTGGCGAGTGGACAGCGACCGTTGGGTGCAGGTCATCTTCGCGGAAGCAACAACGTGGCTGGACGCTACGAGGGAAACGTTCGACGCGGTTTACTTTGACCCGTTCGACCCCCAGTCCAATCCTGAGCTCTGGACGGAAGAGGTTTTTAACAATTTGGCTCGCTGTCTACGCGCTGGTGGCAGATTGGTGTCCTATTGCGTCAAAGGCGAAATTCGCCGCCGGATGGCTGCCACCGGATTCACCGTCACACGGGTGCCCGGCCCGATCGGCGGCAAACCAGAGGTTCTCATCGCGACAAGATAA
- a CDS encoding PAS domain S-box protein — translation MTQGPSNSPIRTGATLITICVDGPASELDALTEMLAEMGKPAQTAVVLLQNLDRPDRQSWRAGLAEATEMQVVEVSSRTTLKPGCIYIPPSERLLELSGGNVWLANRRESKCPPAARATRSNAITDHDADSPVAPMAAELKTTDGRLTRALQDLAAAKKELARSQDDMQVVLDRIAQVESDQKNLLDSTKVATLCLDDDLRIRSFNAGVSAIYNVFPTDIGRPLEHFTHTSVQMPPFPIDLALVDALPVEEEVEIDDGRWYTRRIQPYLNDKNQRDGLVVTFYEITEQKKLGMRLKAAHAVTKLLADADSFDEVIPQVLQALRNSLSVEACLLWRTDERGEFLRCVETDIIDSSYQPFVDQSRQTKLAPGDGLPGRVWERREPVWFGDVQDIDIFIRADAAGESGLTSGVGTPIIVGNKFKGVIEVFTSRRLPHEPELIQLLGSVGNEIGQFIRQRRLDASFRNEEVRKTAILQSALDCIVTMDTAGRIVDFNPAAEQTFGYAAADVVGKSLADLIIPEQYRASHSNGLARFLSTGDSAILGQRLELTAQRADGSLFPVELAISVARGRDDTPFFTGYLRDITARKRAEASLLQRAAMTALHASLAVTLAGEAPLNEILDTCCQCMVSGLDAAQVCVWRLNESEQVLQLAASAGSCSSFDEMHKRISLSESKVGHIAVTRQSVFMNDASGIANFDALPSDARTGIVGFAGYPLVVENRVVGVVALFAKQSLAKEVFEQLVPMADAVAQCIARKESEQRLIDREQRLNLALDAGRLGTWHWNIAADHVAWSSQLYEIFGYARDQFQNTHAGFLEIIHPDDRQRVTEQLAAVFTGNCESYEMDFRIIRGHDHKTLWTSGRGVIRRDKDNHPLSITAVASDITERKQWELELADRESHLRSVIDNTLFMIGVLDADGTLLEANATAIHSAGLDRDEVIGKKFWDCYWWNFNAESMTTLQQAIHRAASGELVRYDVVARMAGGALITIDFMISPVRSSDGTITHLVPSGVDISERKAAEAAVIEREQFLTLALDAGKMGTFKWDLASGHAEWSEMGYALVGCRSGQFDGNVDSFRQLVHPDDREAVRCHTGENFASDANEHFVEFRLIRPSDGRMIWVEERGVIHRDADGTPIQVTGLIQDISDRKAKELNAAFLSDLQNQFVSLTSVDELMATATRLTANYLELDRCVLVEFDANAQIGEIVYDHHDGAGPSMVGEHSVGDFHDESERTALIAGQQVFADDTQATERADRLSAKFREFTIGAFCNSAYMTDRGTKFVVSAMYATAHRWEAEERRLLQEVADRVGIRIERARSEEELANREAHLRRVINNQLGLVGVIDRNGLLLEVDDRSLAIAHTKREDVVGRHFADAPWWSYDPAVAAKMRAAMQQAMSGEIVRFDVSLFAHGDEGVMIDFMIAPVLDEDGNVEYLIPSGVDITERYAAAAELAQAKRLLELSMTFSRVGSWSFDLNSDRFTADESLARMFGLEVDEPGEYEDFLKRIAAVDRDRVRDSIARLLEEGAAFHEDYTVDLPDGSTRYFQGRGSLVILNDATKTCSGIVLDLTQLREMQIALEQSEERFRNLANTSPAMIWVTDENHSCTFLSQSWYDFSGQSPAEGMGMGWTEAVHPDDREAAGNGFLAAAERRESFELDFRLRTADGQYRWVIDGGRPRFDAAGKFLGYVGSVIDAHDRHESQAELKEARAIAEAANESKSAFLANMSHEIRTPMTAILGYADLLSDLVNNDDAHQHLETIRRNGDYLLEIINDILDLSKIEAGKLEVDCGRFEPHRLVEDVLRIMEVRAKEGGLSLAVQYDGRLPKVIQSDEKRLKQILINLIGNAIKFTREGGVRIRIRYHRSTEQLQFDVIDTGIGVSEEQMTRLFQPFSQGDVSVTRNFGGSGLGLAISQRLAETLGGKVSVESTAGVGSTFSVSIATGEIADTDLIEFAQPTPLMRSDEQTAEMTSWPLSCHVLIVDDRREIRFLSKHILTKAGASVAECDDGMLAVEHITACYANGDLPDLILLDMQMPILDGYATAKQLRTLGYTGPIIALTADAMQGDMNKCLEAGCNDYLSKPIDAQKMLRLVSDLTQRQSHQAN, via the coding sequence ATGACCCAGGGCCCATCCAATTCGCCTATTCGCACTGGGGCAACACTCATCACCATATGTGTGGATGGTCCTGCCAGCGAATTAGACGCACTGACGGAAATGCTCGCTGAGATGGGTAAACCCGCACAAACGGCTGTCGTCTTACTCCAAAACCTCGATCGACCGGACCGGCAATCGTGGAGGGCGGGCTTGGCCGAGGCGACAGAGATGCAAGTCGTCGAAGTCAGTAGCCGGACCACCTTGAAACCGGGGTGCATCTACATCCCGCCCTCAGAACGGTTGCTGGAGCTCAGCGGCGGGAATGTCTGGCTGGCCAATCGCCGTGAGAGCAAGTGTCCCCCCGCTGCGCGAGCGACCAGGTCCAACGCGATCACCGATCACGACGCCGATTCCCCAGTCGCGCCCATGGCAGCCGAACTGAAAACGACAGATGGTCGTCTGACCCGAGCATTGCAAGACTTGGCAGCCGCCAAGAAGGAACTGGCGAGGTCGCAGGATGACATGCAGGTGGTGCTCGACCGCATCGCGCAAGTCGAGTCCGATCAAAAGAATCTTTTGGACAGCACCAAGGTTGCCACACTGTGCCTGGACGATGACTTGCGTATTCGCAGTTTCAACGCCGGCGTGAGTGCGATTTATAACGTGTTTCCAACGGACATCGGACGTCCACTTGAACACTTCACGCATACCTCGGTGCAGATGCCGCCATTTCCAATTGACCTCGCTCTGGTCGACGCCTTACCGGTCGAAGAGGAGGTCGAGATCGATGATGGTCGATGGTACACGCGTCGAATCCAGCCGTATTTGAACGATAAGAACCAGCGAGATGGTTTGGTGGTGACGTTCTACGAAATCACCGAGCAAAAGAAGTTGGGCATGCGGCTAAAAGCAGCCCATGCGGTGACCAAGTTGCTAGCTGACGCGGATTCATTCGACGAGGTGATTCCCCAGGTGCTTCAGGCACTCCGCAACTCGCTCTCAGTCGAGGCGTGTTTGCTGTGGAGAACGGATGAACGCGGCGAGTTCCTGCGTTGTGTCGAGACGGACATCATCGATAGTTCCTATCAACCCTTTGTCGACCAGAGTCGCCAGACGAAGCTCGCGCCCGGGGATGGATTGCCAGGTCGTGTTTGGGAACGCCGTGAGCCTGTCTGGTTCGGGGACGTCCAGGACATCGACATCTTTATCCGAGCAGACGCCGCAGGCGAGAGCGGCTTGACCAGCGGCGTGGGCACACCCATCATCGTCGGGAATAAATTCAAAGGAGTGATTGAGGTCTTCACTTCGAGACGCTTGCCTCATGAGCCTGAACTGATCCAGCTGCTCGGTTCGGTTGGTAACGAGATTGGACAGTTCATCCGGCAGCGGCGACTCGATGCAAGCTTTCGGAATGAGGAAGTCCGTAAGACTGCAATTCTGCAGTCGGCACTCGATTGCATCGTCACGATGGACACGGCGGGTCGGATCGTTGATTTTAATCCTGCCGCGGAACAGACATTCGGATATGCGGCTGCTGACGTCGTCGGGAAATCGTTGGCGGATCTGATCATCCCCGAGCAATATCGCGCCTCCCACAGCAATGGACTGGCTCGATTCCTGAGCACCGGAGACTCCGCGATCCTCGGCCAGCGACTGGAGTTGACCGCCCAACGCGCCGATGGCAGTTTGTTTCCCGTTGAGCTGGCTATCAGCGTCGCGCGGGGACGAGACGATACACCGTTCTTTACAGGCTATCTACGCGATATTACCGCACGCAAACGGGCCGAGGCCAGTTTACTGCAACGTGCGGCGATGACGGCTTTGCACGCGTCCTTGGCCGTCACTCTTGCGGGCGAGGCACCGCTGAACGAGATTCTCGACACCTGCTGTCAGTGCATGGTTAGCGGATTGGATGCGGCACAGGTTTGCGTTTGGCGATTGAATGAGTCGGAACAAGTCTTGCAGTTGGCCGCCAGCGCCGGTAGCTGCTCCTCATTTGACGAGATGCACAAGCGTATTTCGCTGAGCGAATCGAAGGTGGGCCACATTGCCGTGACCCGCCAGTCGGTGTTCATGAACGACGCGTCCGGCATCGCGAACTTCGACGCTCTCCCGTCAGACGCCCGTACCGGCATAGTGGGATTCGCTGGCTACCCGTTGGTCGTCGAGAATCGAGTCGTGGGCGTCGTCGCGCTGTTCGCGAAGCAATCCCTCGCCAAGGAGGTTTTCGAGCAACTGGTGCCGATGGCCGACGCAGTTGCTCAGTGCATCGCCCGGAAGGAGTCGGAGCAGCGATTGATCGATCGCGAGCAACGGCTGAATCTGGCACTCGATGCGGGGCGTTTGGGAACATGGCACTGGAACATTGCCGCCGATCATGTGGCGTGGTCCAGTCAACTCTATGAAATTTTTGGATATGCAAGAGACCAGTTCCAAAATACGCATGCAGGTTTTCTGGAAATTATCCATCCCGATGATCGCCAGCGGGTCACTGAGCAGTTAGCGGCAGTATTTACCGGTAACTGCGAATCCTATGAGATGGATTTCCGCATCATCCGTGGACATGACCACAAGACGCTCTGGACGTCCGGACGCGGAGTCATCCGTCGAGATAAGGATAATCACCCGCTAAGTATCACGGCAGTGGCGAGCGACATCACCGAACGCAAGCAGTGGGAACTCGAACTCGCTGACCGAGAATCCCACTTGCGCAGTGTGATCGACAATACTCTATTTATGATTGGGGTGCTCGACGCCGATGGCACGCTGTTGGAAGCCAACGCGACGGCAATCCACTCGGCTGGACTCGACCGCGACGAGGTGATTGGCAAAAAGTTCTGGGACTGCTACTGGTGGAATTTTAATGCGGAGTCGATGACCACGTTACAGCAGGCGATACACCGAGCGGCCTCGGGAGAACTGGTCCGCTACGATGTTGTCGCACGCATGGCAGGCGGCGCGCTCATCACCATTGATTTCATGATCAGTCCCGTTCGATCAAGCGATGGGACGATCACTCATTTGGTTCCTTCGGGGGTCGATATCAGTGAACGCAAAGCTGCCGAAGCGGCCGTCATCGAACGCGAGCAGTTCCTGACGCTGGCCCTCGATGCCGGCAAAATGGGAACGTTCAAATGGGACCTTGCCTCCGGACACGCGGAATGGTCGGAAATGGGATACGCCTTGGTTGGCTGTCGCTCCGGCCAATTCGATGGCAATGTCGACAGTTTCCGACAGTTGGTTCATCCCGATGACCGTGAAGCGGTGAGGTGTCATACGGGCGAAAACTTTGCAAGTGATGCCAATGAACATTTTGTAGAATTCCGCCTGATTCGCCCCAGCGACGGGCGTATGATTTGGGTGGAAGAACGCGGAGTGATTCACCGCGACGCTGATGGGACACCAATCCAAGTAACGGGATTGATTCAAGACATTTCCGATCGCAAAGCGAAGGAACTGAATGCCGCATTCCTCTCTGATTTGCAGAATCAGTTTGTGTCACTGACTTCGGTGGATGAGTTGATGGCAACGGCCACACGTTTGACCGCGAACTATCTGGAGTTGGATCGATGCGTCCTGGTTGAGTTCGACGCCAACGCTCAGATCGGTGAAATTGTATACGACCATCATGACGGAGCCGGCCCAAGTATGGTGGGAGAGCATTCCGTCGGTGACTTTCACGACGAATCAGAACGGACTGCACTGATCGCGGGACAGCAGGTGTTCGCAGACGATACGCAGGCGACCGAACGTGCAGATCGGCTATCTGCTAAATTCCGCGAGTTTACCATCGGCGCGTTTTGCAACTCGGCATACATGACGGATCGTGGCACCAAGTTCGTTGTTTCGGCGATGTACGCCACAGCGCATCGTTGGGAAGCCGAGGAGCGCCGACTGTTGCAAGAGGTTGCCGATCGGGTCGGCATTCGGATTGAGAGGGCGAGGTCAGAGGAGGAGTTGGCCAATCGCGAGGCGCACCTGCGCCGCGTGATCAATAACCAGTTGGGGCTTGTCGGCGTGATCGATCGCAACGGTCTGCTGCTGGAGGTCGACGATCGGTCCCTAGCGATCGCTCACACAAAGCGTGAAGACGTTGTCGGCAGGCATTTTGCCGACGCACCATGGTGGAGCTACGATCCCGCGGTTGCCGCGAAGATGAGAGCGGCAATGCAACAAGCGATGTCAGGCGAAATCGTTCGTTTTGACGTTTCACTGTTCGCTCACGGCGACGAAGGAGTGATGATCGACTTCATGATTGCTCCAGTGCTCGATGAAGACGGAAACGTTGAATACCTTATCCCTTCGGGCGTGGATATCACCGAGCGATACGCAGCGGCTGCAGAATTGGCCCAGGCAAAACGGTTGCTCGAATTGAGCATGACGTTCAGTAGGGTAGGATCGTGGAGCTTTGATTTAAATTCGGATCGGTTTACAGCCGACGAGAGCCTGGCTCGAATGTTTGGTTTGGAGGTCGACGAACCAGGCGAATACGAGGACTTTTTAAAGCGGATTGCAGCGGTGGATCGAGATCGGGTTCGAGACTCGATTGCGAGACTGCTGGAAGAGGGAGCTGCATTCCACGAAGATTACACAGTCGATTTACCCGACGGCTCGACACGATATTTCCAAGGTCGGGGGTCCCTCGTGATCCTCAATGACGCCACGAAGACGTGCTCTGGCATTGTCTTGGATTTGACGCAATTGCGTGAAATGCAAATCGCGCTGGAGCAGAGTGAAGAGCGGTTTCGCAATCTCGCCAATACCTCGCCAGCAATGATTTGGGTTACCGATGAGAATCACTCCTGCACCTTCCTTTCACAATCTTGGTATGACTTCTCTGGCCAAAGTCCCGCAGAAGGGATGGGGATGGGGTGGACGGAAGCAGTCCATCCCGATGATCGCGAGGCAGCGGGGAACGGATTTTTAGCGGCCGCCGAACGACGAGAATCCTTCGAACTCGACTTTCGACTCCGTACCGCTGATGGGCAATATCGGTGGGTGATCGATGGTGGACGCCCGCGCTTTGATGCCGCCGGCAAGTTCTTAGGCTATGTTGGGTCCGTGATCGATGCTCACGACCGACATGAGTCGCAAGCAGAATTGAAGGAAGCTCGCGCGATCGCGGAAGCTGCGAACGAATCCAAAAGTGCATTCTTGGCAAACATGTCGCACGAAATTCGAACGCCCATGACCGCGATTCTAGGTTACGCTGACCTGCTCAGTGATTTGGTCAATAACGATGACGCTCACCAGCATCTCGAAACGATTCGCCGCAACGGCGACTACTTGCTCGAAATTATCAACGACATTTTGGATCTTTCCAAAATCGAGGCGGGCAAATTGGAGGTGGACTGTGGGCGTTTCGAACCGCATCGATTGGTCGAGGACGTCCTACGCATCATGGAGGTCCGCGCAAAGGAGGGCGGTCTGTCACTGGCGGTCCAATACGATGGCAGGCTACCCAAAGTGATTCAGTCGGATGAGAAGCGGCTGAAACAGATTCTGATCAACCTTATCGGGAACGCGATCAAGTTCACTCGCGAAGGGGGCGTCAGGATTCGCATTCGGTATCATCGCTCCACCGAGCAATTGCAGTTCGACGTTATCGACACGGGTATCGGCGTATCGGAGGAGCAGATGACAAGGCTGTTTCAGCCATTCTCGCAGGGCGACGTCAGTGTCACTCGCAACTTCGGAGGAAGTGGTTTGGGCCTTGCCATCAGCCAACGACTTGCCGAAACACTCGGGGGAAAGGTCTCCGTTGAAAGCACGGCGGGAGTTGGTAGTACGTTCAGCGTTTCCATCGCGACGGGCGAAATCGCCGACACGGATTTAATCGAGTTTGCCCAACCGACGCCGCTCATGCGATCGGACGAACAGACTGCTGAGATGACGTCTTGGCCTCTCTCCTGTCATGTGTTGATCGTAGACGATCGCCGCGAAATTAGATTTTTAAGTAAACACATTCTCACGAAGGCTGGCGCATCGGTGGCCGAGTGCGATGACGGGATGCTCGCCGTGGAGCATATCACGGCCTGCTACGCCAATGGAGATCTACCCGACCTGATTCTATTGGACATGCAGATGCCGATCTTAGATGGCTACGCGACTGCCAAACAACTTCGCACGCTAGGCTACACGGGGCCCATCATCGCGCTAACGGCCGACGCGATGCAGGGCGACATGAACAAGTGCTTGGAAGCGGGGTGCAACGACTACCTCTCCAAACCGATTGACGCCCAGAAAATGCTGCGTTTGGTAAGTGACTTAACACAAAGACAAAGTCACCAGGCCAACTAG
- a CDS encoding SDR family oxidoreductase: MDAIQDQTTFPRVTLVDPREAYVKPPFPDQKKMKMPGSTAKMEPTPDHGEQGYRGSGKLKGLNAIITGADSGIGRAIALCYAREGANVVINYLSEDDDAKETQSLVEAAGVQAKVVRGDLREESFCEELIESAVESLGSLEILVNNAAFQLTADSIEDFSTEVFDRIFKTNVYAPFWLSRAAMPHIPAGGSIINTVSIQGYDPSPYLLPYSTTKSAMIGMTKAMSKLAMDQGVRVNAVAPGPVWTPLIPGSMDEEKFKNFGKDTLFKRPAQPIELAPLYVWLASTDASYVTGEVFGCTGGKTPY, translated from the coding sequence ATGGACGCCATCCAAGACCAAACGACGTTTCCCCGTGTTACTTTAGTGGACCCGCGTGAAGCCTATGTGAAGCCACCCTTTCCCGACCAGAAGAAGATGAAGATGCCGGGGTCGACGGCGAAAATGGAGCCCACGCCCGACCACGGCGAGCAAGGCTATCGCGGCTCAGGCAAGCTAAAGGGGCTCAATGCAATTATCACTGGTGCCGACAGCGGCATCGGGCGGGCAATTGCGTTGTGCTACGCCCGCGAGGGTGCCAACGTGGTTATCAACTATTTGTCCGAGGACGATGACGCGAAAGAGACACAGTCGCTCGTGGAGGCAGCAGGCGTCCAGGCGAAAGTGGTCCGCGGCGACCTCCGAGAAGAATCTTTCTGTGAGGAGTTGATCGAGAGTGCCGTTGAGTCACTCGGCTCACTTGAGATCCTAGTCAATAATGCTGCTTTCCAATTAACCGCGGATTCAATCGAAGACTTCTCGACGGAAGTGTTCGATCGCATCTTCAAAACGAATGTGTATGCACCGTTCTGGCTATCACGAGCGGCGATGCCGCACATTCCTGCCGGCGGCAGTATCATCAATACCGTTTCCATCCAAGGCTACGACCCTTCCCCGTATCTGCTGCCGTACTCGACGACTAAGTCGGCGATGATTGGTATGACCAAGGCAATGTCAAAGCTCGCGATGGACCAAGGTGTACGGGTGAATGCGGTGGCGCCAGGACCGGTATGGACGCCGCTGATTCCAGGTTCCATGGACGAGGAGAAGTTTAAGAACTTTGGAAAGGACACGTTATTCAAGCGTCCCGCCCAGCCTATCGAGCTCGCCCCTTTATACGTCTGGCTCGCCAGCACAGATGCGAGCTATGTCACCGGAGAAGTGTTTGGTTGTACTGGTGGAAAAACCCCGTACTAG
- a CDS encoding MOSC domain-containing protein, which yields MSISIASLRYVSQRGTWERETSRPTKSQQNQSKPRAKRCGTDWAGCRSALSKKNQNGKANMKLIEIIVSPGHDYWVAKGEPTQQHGTLSPPEVFCEARRGLVGDRYYHGKLDRKGQVTFMDQAVIDAIREKFELPTLAASLFRRNLIVTEANLAGLLGKRFQLQGVEFEGSQECQPCEWMDRVVAVGVKEFMQKDFRGGLRARVVSSGTLRVEDGNPA from the coding sequence ATGTCAATTTCTATTGCATCTCTGCGGTATGTCAGTCAGCGGGGAACTTGGGAACGCGAAACGTCACGTCCCACCAAATCGCAGCAAAATCAAAGCAAACCGCGAGCCAAACGATGTGGGACTGACTGGGCGGGGTGTCGCTCCGCACTCAGCAAGAAGAATCAAAACGGTAAGGCAAATATGAAACTCATCGAAATCATCGTCTCACCCGGTCACGATTACTGGGTAGCTAAAGGTGAGCCGACGCAGCAGCACGGCACCCTCAGCCCCCCTGAGGTTTTTTGCGAAGCCAGACGGGGCCTCGTCGGTGACCGCTACTATCACGGTAAACTCGACCGTAAGGGGCAGGTCACTTTTATGGACCAAGCCGTGATTGACGCGATTCGCGAGAAATTTGAGCTGCCGACGCTGGCAGCATCGCTGTTTCGTCGTAACCTGATCGTCACCGAAGCAAATCTAGCAGGCCTGCTTGGGAAAAGATTCCAGTTGCAAGGCGTCGAGTTTGAGGGGAGCCAGGAATGCCAGCCGTGCGAATGGATGGACCGGGTCGTTGCAGTCGGTGTGAAAGAATTCATGCAAAAGGACTTCCGCGGTGGATTGCGGGCCAGAGTGGTGTCCAGCGGAACACTGCGAGTTGAGGATGGGAATCCTGCGTAG
- a CDS encoding FAD/NAD(P)-binding protein, which translates to MLDLKRVAIVGSGPTALYLLKHIANSASDFCKQITSIDVFEQDSRLGMGMPYSPRTTDHHNMCNISSKELPALETPFAAWLRSQDQATLREFGLSRDDINEDDTYSRLAMGQYFAAQFRAIVARLESAGIKMVEHAECRVVDIQVDPLQETYTVIADPNLEAEFDTIVIASGHQFDARDEPASGYYTSPWPIQKLLPADGQKLAFKIGTLGASLSAFDVISSLAHRHGTFQARAGGGGKMIDYIPDDGCEALQFVMHSAEGWLPHLQYEQEEPFRELYRHVSQEDLESLRDESGFLRLDTYFHEVCRPALIEAFQRDGRDDMASQLSQPDFGIEQFAEQMTSEHEYEDAFDGMRLELPAARRSVQEDFPIHWKEVFDDLMYALNFHADWMPAEDHIRFQSCVMPFLLNVIAAMPLRAARMLLALRTAGMLQLVPGYAKVVSLEDGLTTVQVEGDGGNSTHQYRMFVDCTGQGSLQIEQFPFPSLVESGTVRPARAPFADSSSPGKLPEHENSRVSVDDGRPHYQTGGIDVDNCYRLINVDGLANSHAYDVAFPHTTGVRPYSYGLQACELTARLVVSSWMGKESSCTADSLT; encoded by the coding sequence ATGCTTGACTTGAAACGCGTGGCAATTGTAGGTAGCGGCCCCACCGCTCTTTACTTGCTCAAACACATTGCCAATTCGGCGAGCGATTTCTGCAAGCAGATCACCAGCATCGATGTTTTTGAGCAGGACTCGCGACTCGGTATGGGGATGCCGTACAGTCCCCGCACGACAGATCATCACAACATGTGCAACATCTCCTCAAAGGAGCTGCCAGCACTGGAGACACCGTTTGCCGCGTGGCTACGGTCGCAGGATCAGGCCACGCTGCGTGAATTTGGGCTATCTCGCGATGATATCAACGAAGATGACACGTACAGTCGATTGGCCATGGGGCAGTACTTTGCCGCCCAGTTCCGGGCGATTGTAGCGCGTCTAGAATCCGCCGGAATCAAGATGGTTGAACATGCTGAGTGTCGCGTCGTTGACATTCAAGTCGACCCGCTTCAGGAAACGTACACCGTCATTGCCGATCCTAATTTGGAAGCCGAATTCGATACGATTGTGATCGCCAGTGGTCACCAATTCGATGCGCGTGACGAGCCGGCGTCCGGGTACTACACATCTCCCTGGCCGATTCAGAAACTTCTCCCCGCCGACGGACAGAAACTCGCCTTCAAAATTGGGACGCTGGGCGCATCGCTCAGCGCATTTGATGTCATCTCGTCGCTCGCCCATCGCCATGGCACTTTCCAAGCTCGCGCTGGCGGCGGCGGCAAGATGATCGATTACATCCCGGACGATGGGTGCGAGGCTCTTCAGTTCGTGATGCACTCAGCCGAAGGCTGGCTGCCCCATTTGCAGTATGAACAAGAAGAGCCGTTTCGTGAACTCTACCGACACGTGTCTCAAGAAGATCTCGAATCTTTACGCGACGAGTCGGGTTTTCTGCGCTTGGATACCTACTTCCACGAGGTCTGCCGCCCCGCTCTCATCGAGGCATTCCAACGCGACGGCCGAGACGACATGGCGTCTCAGCTGAGTCAACCCGATTTCGGCATCGAGCAGTTCGCCGAGCAAATGACGAGCGAACACGAGTATGAAGACGCCTTCGACGGCATGCGATTGGAACTGCCCGCAGCCAGACGATCGGTTCAAGAAGACTTCCCAATTCATTGGAAAGAGGTCTTTGACGACTTAATGTATGCCCTCAACTTCCACGCCGATTGGATGCCCGCAGAAGACCATATTCGATTCCAGTCCTGTGTCATGCCGTTTCTGCTCAATGTGATTGCAGCGATGCCACTACGGGCGGCTCGGATGTTGCTGGCTTTGCGAACCGCGGGCATGCTGCAACTCGTGCCGGGCTACGCCAAAGTCGTCTCGCTCGAGGACGGGCTGACGACAGTGCAGGTAGAGGGTGACGGTGGCAACTCGACCCACCAGTATCGCATGTTCGTTGATTGCACCGGGCAGGGATCCCTCCAGATTGAACAGTTCCCGTTTCCCTCCTTGGTCGAATCGGGAACAGTCCGACCCGCGAGAGCCCCTTTCGCCGACAGCTCTTCGCCCGGCAAGCTGCCAGAGCATGAGAACTCACGGGTGAGCGTCGATGATGGCCGCCCTCATTATCAAACTGGTGGCATCGATGTGGACAACTGCTACCGATTGATCAACGTTGATGGTCTAGCGAACAGCCACGCATATGACGTCGCTTTTCCTCACACCACGGGCGTCCGCCCTTATTCCTATGGACTGCAAGCTTGTGAGCTGACGGCGCGGTTGGTAGTCAGCAGCTGGATGGGTAAAGAGTCTTCGTGCACGGCGGACTCGTTGACGTAA